The Candidatus Saccharimonadia bacterium genomic interval GGGCGCCGTTGAGACCCACGAAGCCGCCCTGCGCCAAGCCCCGGTCGAAAAAGCCCGCAACGACGCCTACAACGCCACCCACGCCCGCGTCAAAGCCGCCGCCATTGCCGCCGGCCGAGACATCAAAGACGCCGAAAAGGAGGCCGCCGAGGCTGGCACGCGAGCCGGCAACGCCGCCTACGCCGCCAAAGAGAAGAAGGTCAAGGACACCCTCGAGACCGGCACCCCGGCCGAAGTCGCCGCCATGCGCGCCGAAATGGAGCAGTCGGCCATTACCGCCCAAGGCACCGCCGCCTACGAGTCGGCCGTCGACCAAGCCGTCGCCGCCGATGCCAAAGTCGCGGCCTTAAACCAAGCCGCCGCCTCCCCCAACCGCCTCGAGGCCGCCCAGCGCCTGGCTGTGAGCACCGAGTCCCAAGTGGCGTCCATCGCCGCCCAGCAAGGCGCCGACCGCGAGCGCTACGAGCTCACCCGCCCCGGCCAGGCGCTCAACCGGAGTTTCCAGCAGGCGGAGGCCGCCAGCCGCAACAAGGCCCGCAGTCAAATCATCGCCACTCGCGCCACCGAGGCAGCCAACGACGACTTCATCGTCTACGATTACGAGCTCGACAAAGACAACAACCGCATCCCCATCTATGAAATCGATACATCCACCGGCAAGCCGGCACTTGATCCCAGCGGTCCCAACGGCTTTAAAATTAAGGGCTACAAAGTAAAGGGCGAAATCCGCGACCGCATCAAGAGCCACGAAATCAACCCCACCACCATACCTCAGCTCGAAGAATTGGTGGAAAAATCCCTCACCGGCACCGAGTTTCGGCCCGATGTCGCCATTGCGGCGATGGATCGCCTCCACTACACCAACGCCGGCCGTGAGGCCCTGCGCCGCATCCAATACCGCGTCTTTGGCCGCACGGCCGACAAAGCCGTAGACGGTAGTCGCTTCGACGGCCTCGCCAGCGAAATTTGGGAACAGGGCATAGCCAATGTTCCCTATTCACAGGCCCCGGACCTCCATTCGGGAACCTCCGGCGCCTACGACGGCATCTCGGCCGAAGACTACGCCGTCGCCGGCTGGACCAGCAAGCGCGACTACCACGACGAGGTGCTCAGGCAGTACGGCAGCAATCCGGAACTCACCCAGGCCGCCATCGATAACGCTATGCAAATGCTCACCAACCAAAAACTCAGCAGTAAACTCGACGCCGACAACTGGCAAGAAATGTACCGCTTCATGCAAGATCCGCGGGTGGCCACCGCCGTCAAGGATTACCAAGGCGAAGATGCGCAAGGCAACAAGATAGAGGGCGTTGATGTACTCGAACGAGTCTACAAGGAGGGCAACAAGCAAAAAGCCGCCACCAAGACCCGCATCCAGCTTGTCACCGATGCCGAAGTGAAAGACTACAATGCCAGATTCACCCCCTGGCCGCCCAAGCGCATCCACGACTGGGTGAATGGCATCAGCGAAGATCAGGCCCGCACCTACAATGCCGCTCACCCCGGCGCCCACAAGCAGGCCGGCGATGACCCCCCATGGCAGCGCGGTCCAGGACCCCGCCGCCTCGATCGTTCCATCGACGAAATTCGCAAAATCCTGGAGACGGCCGGTCGCAAGGTGGCGTAAAATTGGCTACCGGCTGCCTAGTAAACCCGTCCCATTTGTGCTACTGTAGTTGAGCTATGCTACGTAAATTCGCCTTGCGCGTGCTCGTAAACTTCCTGGGCCTATGGGCCGCCGCCGAACTCATGAGCGGCAGCATCGACTACAACGACAAACTCCGCGTTCTCGTGGTAGCAGCGCTCATTTTCTCGATCGTCAACGCCGTTCTCCGGCCCTTGGTTGTCATTTTGTCACTTCCCGCTATTGTGCTCACGCTCGGCCTCTTTACCCTGGTCGTCAATGCCTTCATGCTGTACCTCGTCACCAAGATTTATCCCGCCTTCCATCTGCGGTCGTTCTGGACGGCGGTGGTCGCCACTGTTATTATCTGGATCGTGAACTATCTCTTAACCGAATTGCTGGAACCCAAGCATGCGCAACCTGTTTAATGCCATCACCATCATTTCCGCCATCTTCCTCACGCTGTTCATTCTCATTCAGTCCCGTGGCCAGAGCCTAGGGGCTACCTTTGGCGGTGACACCAATTTCTATCGTTCCCGCCGGGGCGCCGAGGCGGTGGTCTTTAACGCCACCATCGTATTCGGCGTGGTATTTGTGCTGTCGGTGGTTCTGAGCATTCTCCTCAAAAAGTAATGTTTAGTTATGTACGGTTCCGGTATCGGCGGGCCCTGCGCCGCTTGCGCCGAACAGTCCGCACCAGCCACAAACTGACCGCGGCCTACATCGAGCGCCACCTCTGGGGTAAATGGCATCAGCTGCGCGTAGTGCGCCGATTTTTGCTGCTGTGGTGGCTGGTGGCGGCCATCGGTCTGGTAGGTTTGCTCCAACAATTGGGCGCCATCGCTCAGATCGCTCAGATCGCGGTGTCGCTACCAGGAGGAACCTACAGCGAAGCCGCCGTGGGCACGGTTCAGACCCTCAACCCCGTGTTGCCCGAATCCACTACCACCGGCGACATCAACCGCCTCATATTTAGCGGTCTCACGCGCTACAACTCCCGGCGGCAGCTCATTCCCGATCTCGCCACCGCCTGGGAGGTCTCCAGCGACGGCAAGAGCTACACCTTTCACCTCCGCCACGGTGTCAAATGGCACGACGGCGTGCCCTTCACCTCGGCTGACGTCGCCTTTACGCTCGCAGCCATCCAAAATCCCGACTCGCGCTCGCCGCTGGCTTCATCGTGGGACGGCGTGAAGGTAGACGTCAAAGACGACTTTACCGTCACCTTTACCCTTCCCCAAGCCCTAAATTCGTTTCTCGACTCCACCACCGTTGGTATTGTGCCTCGTCATTTGCTCGAGTCTGTAGAGCCCTCGCTGCTGCGCGAGGCCGCCTTCAACCAGAATCCTGTGGGCACCGGCCCCTTCAAAATCAAAACTTTTGCCCCCTCGGCCAAAATCATCGAGCTCGCCGCCAATCCCAAATATTACTTGGGAAAGCCCAAAATAGACGAATTCCAATTTAAACTATATGACACTCCCGCCAAAACGCTCCAGGCGTATGCCCAGCGCCAGGTGACCTCGCCGGGCCGGATTTACCCCGAGCTGGCCGCCGAGGCTGGCCGCCAAACTGGTCTATCCGAGTACAACCTGACGTTACCCGACGCCCAGACTCTCTTTTTTGCTACCGCCGACCCCATTTTGGGCGACAAAGATCTGCGGCAAATCCTTTCCCGCTCCATCGACCGCGAGCTTGTGCTCGATGCCGCTACCGGCGCCCAGGGCACCATCGTGACCCAGCCGCTGCTGCCCGGCCAGCTGGGCTACACCAACAAATACGCGCCGGCCACACTCAGCCCCGCCGCCGCCCGCCAAGCGCTCGATGCCGCCGGCTGGACCCAAACCGGCGGTTCGCGCGCGACTCGCCAAAAAACCGGCACCAAACTCAGCCTCAAACTCGTCACCCTTAGCGGCGGCGAGCTGGAGCAGGCCGCCCGCGAGATCAAACGGCAGTGGGCTGAGCTAGGCATTGAACTCCAGGTGGTGGCTGCCAGCCGCGAGCAGCTTCAGCAAACCTACATGCGCCCGCGCAACTTCCAGCTGCTGCTCTACGGCATGAACCTCGGCTCCGACCCCGATGTCTACTCATTTTGGCACTCCAGTCAGGCCAAAGACCCCGGCATCAACCTCTCGGCCTACACCTCGGCCGACGCCGATCGCGCGCTCGAGGCCGGCCGCATCAAGAGCGACCCCCAAGTGCGCCAGGGCAAATACGATGCCTTCCTTAAGGCCTGGAATACCGACGTCCCCGCCGTCGTGCTCTACGAATCCGGCTACACCTATGCTACCAGCAATACGGTCGCTGGCCTCACCGCCCACCGACTCGTCGTCCCAGCCGACCGCTTTTACGGCGTCGAGCGTTGGACCGTCCGCCAACGCTTCACCCCGGCGCGCTAACCCTTCCGCCCAGGGGCAAATTATGCTAATGTAGTCCAGTTACAAACCCACTCGCGCGAGTGGTGGAATGGTAGACACGCTAGATTCAGGTTCTAGTGCCGGCAACGGTGTGGAGGTTCGACTCCTCTCTCGCGCACCAAGGTCTGATCCAATTTATTCCGTGAATAGAAAAGCCCCAGAAATTCTGGGGCTTTTCTATAACCCTGACGCCAGCGGCGCCCTTGCGCTAGCCGCAATTACCCCATGGACTGGTGTAGCTTGTGCCACCATGGTAGCCAAAGAATCGCACGCATTTACCCTTGCCATACTGCTTAACTGGACCGGCATAGTATTTGTAGTCGCCGGTGTCATAGGCCCAGCTTGAACCACTCGTTTGCAACCCTGCCGTGGTACGGGTTGGGGTGCCGACTTGTGTCGTCTTAATAGTAACCACACAATTATATGAGCCGTTGTAAAGTTGATAAACTACAGCGCCACTAAGTGCATGTGAACGTTGTACGGTGTAGCCAGAACCACAAACCCCTTGAGGCGTGTAGGGATTGGCCGCGGCTTGTGCCGGTCCCGCCAACAAGGCAGCGGGGAGAACAGACATGAGGGCGCTTATACCCAAAGTCCTTAGCTTGGTAAATGCGCGTATCTTCATGGATACCTCCTTTTTTATATTTGCAAAGAGTATGGCAAAACTTGCAGCAAATCATAGTGACTATCTCCAAAAATCTGGCACATCTCACCGAGGCTTGATGTTCGGGTGAGTCCATTCTGATACAATTTAATCATGGCACGCATCCAAGACATGGTTTGGCAGTCGCTCGCCTGGCCCAGCACCGTGGTGCACCGGCAGGTCGTCACCGCTCAGGCGATCGAGGAACACGGCATTGCCGCCGGCAAGACCGATCAGGGCGCCGTGTTCGCATACGAGTATAAATTGCTGCTCACGCCCGCGTGGGAGATCAAGAGCGCCAATATCACGTCGCTTTTGGATGAACGAACCATAGCCCTGCATCACGACGCCGGCACCTGGCGTGACGCCGCGGGCAAAACGCTTCATGAATTCGACGGCATACCCTACATCGATCTCTCTTTTTCGCCCTTCACCAACACGCTGCCCATCAAGCGCGCCCCATTTGTGGACGACGAAGAACTCACCATCGACACGCTCTACTTCGACGAAAACAGCTTCTCGCTCACAAAAGTGCAGCAGCGCTACCGCCGGCTCGGCCCCAAAAAATATCGCTACCAAGACGTCGAAACGCCCGATTTCACCGCCAATATCGATGTAGACGACGACGGACTCGTCACCGATTACCAACACCTCTTCGCCCGAATGCGCTAAGCTTGTCCTCAGATGCTTTTGGTTCTATCGTAATAAGGTTTTATTGAATTGAAAGGAGCCCTCGTGGCCACGTTCCTTGCCCGATGGCGTTCCGCCTTGCCGACCCGTCGATTCCCGGCTGGCAAATTAGTCGCCTCCACCGCCATGCTGTCGCTCCTGCCCACGCTCGCCAGCTTCTTGGGCAACCGCTACCAAGTGTCGGTGCAAGACCTATTCCTGCCGGTAATCGTCGACCTCCTTACGGCTGCCCTGGTGGTGGCCGTATTTTACCGCTCGTGGCGCAAAGACGCGCTGGCCGCCGGTCTCGCGGCTGGGCTTTTGGTGCTAGTGCTGGTTTCAAATTACGACGGCCGCCTGAGCACGATCTCCCCGATCTTTGACGCCGTTTCACCGTTTGTGGGCGTCGGGTGGGTCTACAGCTTGGTGTTTATGGTGCTACTCGGTGCATTGGCAGCGGCGATCGGGCGTCTCGCGAGTCGCCTCGTGCGGCTGCGCGGTTGGTCTTCGCGCGAAATCGTTCGCGCCGCCACCATCGCGGTGAGCGTCACATTCGCCATCCAGGTCGCAACCGTCGTCCAGGAGTTCGCCGTTGAATGGCCACAATTCTTCTACAAAGCCCCGGCCTTAACCACCACAGCAGCCGCCACCCCCGCCAGCCCCAAGCCCGATATTTACTACATTGTGCTCGATCGCTACGCCAGCCAAGACGTGCTAGCGAGCCAGTTTGGCTTCAACAACGACGAATTCATCCAATTTCTCAAAGACAACCACTACTACGTCAACCCGTCCGCTCACAACAATTACCCGTACACCACCATGTCGATAGCCTCCACGATGAGCGCCGACTACAACACATCCATCGTGCAGCAATTCGAAAACTCCACGAAACAAACGGTCATTCCCTTCAATGAAACCATCCGCCAAGCCCCCGTGGCGCAGACCCTGCAAAAGCTGGGCTATAGCTACAATCTCGTCGGCAATTGGTACGAGACCTCAAATGAATCCCCTGTCGCCGATCATACCTACCAGCAAACCGGCATTTTCACGCTACTCGGCCACACGTTTACTCTCGATAATTTCCCCAAGATCATCCTGAGCCAGAGCATCTTCAGCCGGTTTATTCAAGCTAGCCCCAGTATCGGGCAGTTTCAGGCCCTGCGTTACACCAATTTGGGCGATGTCGACATGGCGCACTACCAGCTCCAAACACTCAAGGATCTCGCGGCCGCACCTCCCGGCGGGCGCTTCATTTTTGCGCACATTTTGGTCCCCCACGACCCTTACAACTTTAATGCCGACGGCTCAATCTCCACCACTACCAACAGCGACAACATAGGCGCACCGGTGAAGCAGAAATATCTCGGCCAGGTGCAATACATTAATGGCCAAATGAAGACCATTTTGAGCAACATCCAATCCGCCAGCCGAGGTCAGGCCGTAGTCGTACTGCAATCGGATGAGGGGCCGTACCCCGCGCAGCTCAACGACGAAGATTTCGATGCCAACGATCTGGACGGACTCCTGCAGGCCGGCGACATGCGGCAGTGGTCCGACGCCAACCTGCAGATGAAGTTTGGAAATTTGGCCGCCTACCACATCCCGGCCGCCGATTGGACTCGCGACACCGACGCGGCCGACTCCGTAAACATCTTTCGGCTGATTCTCAATTCATATTTTGGCGCCGGCATGTCATATTTGCCCGATTGCTATTACGCGTATCCCAATGGTCGGGACAAACCACTCAGCTTCACCAGCATCACCACCCGCTTGACCGGCGCGGCCGAGGATAGCCGCTGCGGCGCCAATGGCGGCCTGAAGCCTTAGCTGGTATCATTTTGGCTGATGGTAAGTTTTTCCGGAGATGAACTCCTCACGCTAATCTTTCAGGTGGTGCTGGCCGCGTTATCGATCACACTAATGTACTTCGCGTTAAGGACGGGAAGATCCCTCGCTGTCTACAAGATCAACCTCGGTTTGTTGATAGTTGTCCTATTCGGTTTCGCAGTGCTCGCTCCCGATGATTTTAGTCTGAATGAATGGCCGGCGATACTCGCCTTTATGGCTGTAATTGTATCGCTGTTCGCCATCCTTGTAGGTAGGCGCCGCAAACGTGGAAGCCAACGGCCTTAAATGCTGAAGGATAATAAATAATGTCCGACGGCTTCACATTACCGGTTGCGTTTGCGCTTATTGCGGGCGTACTTGTACCGACGCTATCAATAATTCTCGTATTCGTTTCGATACTTTTCAAACGAGTATGGCCGTACGCAGTATGCCAAGGCGCACTAGTCGTTGCATTAACATACTTGGCCGTATATTGGATGCAAACGGATATTGATCCGTGGAATAAGTATTGGTCAAACGTCTTTGTTTTGGTTGGTTGGATTGCGGTGCTACTAGCAACCGGCATATTTTTTGCCAGAAGGAATCGCCAAACTCGGCATTAGCAGCATGGGAGCAAACTTCACCAATCTCGAATCAGCCCTCTTGCTGGCTATGATTTCCCTGCCTGCACTATCGATGTTGCTAGTGATCGTCGCCCTATTCATCAAGAAGACGCTCTGGCCCTTCGCGGGCACTGCTGGCGTGGTTTTATTGGTGCTTGTATGCTTGGCTTCGCCATGGCAGCAGGATTTTTCAGTAAGTAGCCTCGCATGGCATCAATACTGGACCGCTTGGCCAGTGCAACTGGGCTGGGTGGCTATTGTGCTGTCGATAGCGATAATACTTCGGAGAAAGCCTCGAGCACAGAGATAGTTGAAACAGGATATGGATATCGGTACGTACACATTTATTATTTGGCTCTTGCTGCCTGGGTTGTCGATTCTCTCGATCTATTGCGCCACAATCAGCCAGGTTAAGCTCGTCCCTTACTTTGTCACGGTTGGGCTAACCCTCATTACGCTTATAGGCTTGGGGATGCAGGATGGTTTCGGCCTAGACTATTGGCAGGCCGGGACAACGGTGCTTGGCTGGCTGTCGGTAGGAATTTCAAGTGTTATGGTGCTCGCAAAGAAGTTCCGCGTGCCGCGAAAATGACCCAGAATTTCACTGACCTCGATTGGCTGCTGTACTTTACCACATGGATCTTTTTGCCAGCACTCTCCGCTGCGATGGTGTACTTCGCCTTAAAACCGGGAAAATCGCTTGGTGCTTACAAAATAAATCTCGGTCTCGTAGCGATCATATTGCTGGCGCTAATACCTGCGCTAGATTCAGCCATCGGCTACTGGAACGCGGGCTCGCCAAAACTTGCGCTGCTAGCCATCGGACTGTCTTTGGCTATATTGCTCATAAGAAAGTTCCGCACACGGCACTAATCGCATAGAATCGACCCAAACTGAAGCCGCGGAGGGTTAGATCGTCGGGGTCCAACCCTCCGCCGCAGCCGCTAGTCAGCCTCGGCTGGCCTCGCCGTTACTCGGATGGCGGTTCCGCCGGGAAGCGTTTGATGTAGGTATACGCTCGCTCCCAGGGTAGGTATGGAAAATACTCCGGTGGTCGGTGGTTGTTCTTGAGGGCGTAGCTCGGCAGACCCTCCTCCACTACTATCCGCTCGTACTCCCAGCCAGGGTGTTTTTGCCGATACGCCGCACCGTATACTTCGAGTAGTTCTTCCTCGCGGGTCCAGCCGTTGAAGTCAAACACCCACACCCCATTGCTGGCGTACATATGGTGACCTGGCTGCTCTCCCCTGGGCTTGATATGGATGAGCTTGTAGCCTTCCCCGGTATGCAGCTCCAAGAACATATGCGCCAGAATATGGCATGCCCCGGCCGCAAAGAAAGCCCTATCCTCCCGCTTCCAGGCCAAAAATGGGTCCCGGTACTCTTCGGGAGTACGCTCGTACACGATTCCGGGTTGGTACACGATGTTCCCTCCTTGGTTGGCTGTGAGTTCTCACAAAATAATGTTAGCATAGTCTTGCCAAACATAAACCGAACATATATCATAGACCCATGAAGCAATTCGGCCTCAATCTCGATGATATGATCCAGTTCTCTCAGCTCATGCTGCGGCTGCAGGCTGTCGTGCGGGCCATCCATGTGCCCGGCCGCGACATTAAGGAAAATGACGTCGAGCATAGCTATCATTTGGCGATGATGGGCTGGTATCTCAATATCTCCGGCCGGCTTGGCTACAACACCGACAGCCTGGTGCGCTATGCGCTCATTCACGACCTGGCCGAAGCCTACGCCGGCGACGTCAGTGCCCTCGATGCCGCCGGACGCGTGGGCAAACGGGAGCGCGAAGCCGCCGCCCTCGAGCGGATCGACGCGGAATTTCCGCTCGCCGAAGAGATTATTGCCGCCGTCCACCGCTACGAAACCCTGGCCGACGACGAGGCCAGGTTCATCTACGCCCTCGATAAGCTCATGCCCATGGTCATGGTGTATCTGGCCGACGGCCGTACCTGGCGCGAGGAACACCAGGGTTTCAGCGTGATGCACGAGTGCCAGGCACCCAAAATCGCCGTATCTGAGCCGGTCAGCCAGCTCTATGAGCAGCTGCGCCTGATGCTCGTGCATCGCCCTCAGCTCTTCGGCGCGGCCGCTTAGCCGTAAGCATTTTGTAATTTTGCGGCGGCCACCGTATCATAAGGACATGAAGCAGGCCTACCTCAAAGAACTCGCCAGCCGCCTCCTCGGCAGTGTCACCGATACCGCCGACGCCCTCGAGCATTTTTCCACCGACCAAAGCATTTTTACGGCTACCCCCACAGCGGTCATTTATCCGCAAAACACCGCCGACGTGCGCAAAACCGTGCAATTTTCCGCCGAGCGCGCTGCCGCCGGCCGGCCCTTGCCGCTCGTGCCACGCGGCAAGGGCAGCGATCAGAGTGGGGGAGCAGTGGGGGAGGGCTTGCAGGTAGTGTTTCCCGCGCACCTGAACAAATTGCTGCGACTCGACCGCGACGCCGTTACCGTGCAGCCCGGCATTCTGTTTCAGACC includes:
- a CDS encoding phage holin family protein, whose product is MLRKFALRVLVNFLGLWAAAELMSGSIDYNDKLRVLVVAALIFSIVNAVLRPLVVILSLPAIVLTLGLFTLVVNAFMLYLVTKIYPAFHLRSFWTAVVATVIIWIVNYLLTELLEPKHAQPV
- a CDS encoding peptide ABC transporter substrate-binding protein, whose protein sequence is MFSYVRFRYRRALRRLRRTVRTSHKLTAAYIERHLWGKWHQLRVVRRFLLLWWLVAAIGLVGLLQQLGAIAQIAQIAVSLPGGTYSEAAVGTVQTLNPVLPESTTTGDINRLIFSGLTRYNSRRQLIPDLATAWEVSSDGKSYTFHLRHGVKWHDGVPFTSADVAFTLAAIQNPDSRSPLASSWDGVKVDVKDDFTVTFTLPQALNSFLDSTTVGIVPRHLLESVEPSLLREAAFNQNPVGTGPFKIKTFAPSAKIIELAANPKYYLGKPKIDEFQFKLYDTPAKTLQAYAQRQVTSPGRIYPELAAEAGRQTGLSEYNLTLPDAQTLFFATADPILGDKDLRQILSRSIDRELVLDAATGAQGTIVTQPLLPGQLGYTNKYAPATLSPAAARQALDAAGWTQTGGSRATRQKTGTKLSLKLVTLSGGELEQAAREIKRQWAELGIELQVVAASREQLQQTYMRPRNFQLLLYGMNLGSDPDVYSFWHSSQAKDPGINLSAYTSADADRALEAGRIKSDPQVRQGKYDAFLKAWNTDVPAVVLYESGYTYATSNTVAGLTAHRLVVPADRFYGVERWTVRQRFTPAR
- a CDS encoding HD domain-containing protein; translation: MKQFGLNLDDMIQFSQLMLRLQAVVRAIHVPGRDIKENDVEHSYHLAMMGWYLNISGRLGYNTDSLVRYALIHDLAEAYAGDVSALDAAGRVGKREREAAALERIDAEFPLAEEIIAAVHRYETLADDEARFIYALDKLMPMVMVYLADGRTWREEHQGFSVMHECQAPKIAVSEPVSQLYEQLRLMLVHRPQLFGAAA
- the secG gene encoding preprotein translocase subunit SecG, whose product is MRNLFNAITIISAIFLTLFILIQSRGQSLGATFGGDTNFYRSRRGAEAVVFNATIVFGVVFVLSVVLSILLKK
- a CDS encoding putative glycolipid-binding domain-containing protein, whose amino-acid sequence is MARIQDMVWQSLAWPSTVVHRQVVTAQAIEEHGIAAGKTDQGAVFAYEYKLLLTPAWEIKSANITSLLDERTIALHHDAGTWRDAAGKTLHEFDGIPYIDLSFSPFTNTLPIKRAPFVDDEELTIDTLYFDENSFSLTKVQQRYRRLGPKKYRYQDVETPDFTANIDVDDDGLVTDYQHLFARMR